One genomic window of Tetrapisispora phaffii CBS 4417 chromosome 13, complete genome includes the following:
- the TPHA0M00110 gene encoding uncharacterized protein: MLNTSSDINFQFGLRRLSISVIRIRNHHKCDMYSFVIQVCGLFGQTLNQIRQDINIFNNFYTQHILRFIVEGVRYRKEEIMLLYKLANKCALSVKEIRTIVLIRIPYTLLNHHLRRNLLLYTFFSLDVVSISISISISVPGRPRASAKKIQRAA; the protein is encoded by the coding sequence ATGTTAAATACATCGAGtgatattaattttcaatttggATTGCGTCGTTTGTCTATTTCAGTTATACGAATAAGAAATCATCACAAATGTGATATGTACTCTTTCGTAATTCAAGTATGTGGTCTATTTGGTCAAACGCTAAATCAAATTAGGcaagatataaatattttcaacaatttttataCCCAACATATCCTGAGGTTTATAGTAGAAGGAGTACGTTACAGAAAGGAAGAGATAATGTTGCTTTACAAACTAGCTAATAAATGTGCTCTTTCGGTTAAAGAAATTAGGACAATAGTCCTGATTCGAATACCATACACGCTACTGAATCATCATTTGCGGCGAAACTTGCTACTATACACATTCTTCTCCCTCGACGTCGTCTCGATCTCGATCTCGATCTCGATCAGTGTGCCTGGGCGGCCGCGCGCCAGCGCAAAAAAGATACAACGAGCAGCTTAG
- the SIT1 gene encoding siderophore transporter, which translates to MSFSEQDRKSGADMQLDLDRKSDAEMQKDLDIEPKLTAVSSSSDDAESHVDAGVHNIEVYAEQYSSPIHRFALFFSIFLVAYAYGLDGQVRYTYQSYATSSYAQHSLLSTVNCITTVIAAAGQICYARASDIFGRMTILVIGVIFYSMGTIIESQATNVSRFAAGSCFYQLGYTGIVLTLEVIAADFSNLNWRLLASFVPALPFIINTWISGNVTSAVNGNWKWGIGMWAFILPLSAIPLGCCLLHMRYLAKKNAGDRLLKEASLIGTLGWKKFIVEILFWRLDFIGLLMLCVTFGCILIPFTLAGGLQSEWQTAHIIVPEVIGWCLALPLFLLWEIKFSRHPLTPWALIKDRGIIFAIFIAFHINFCWYMQGDYMYTVLIVSVHESVKSATRITSLYSFVSVITGTILGMFITKIRRTKPFIVFGVVCWFIAFGLLVHYRGDNNSHSGIIGSLCLLGFGAGFFTYTTQASIQASAKSHSKMAVITALYLATYNIGSSVGAAVSGAIWTNILPKEISKRLNNETLAALAYSSPYSFIIDYTWGTPERDAVVLAYRYTQRILCIVGLCFCTTLLISALFLRNHKLVSSVSIDKEQTKVEEVSDITSKEKAPKKWYERLFE; encoded by the coding sequence ATGTCCTTTAGTGAACAAGATAGAAAATCGGGTGCAGACATGCAATTAGACCTGGATAGAAAATCAGATGCAGAGATGCAAAAAGACTTGGACATCGAGCCAAAGTTGACTGCCGTCTCTTCTTCCAGTGACGATGCTGAATCACATGTCGATGCCGGTGTTCATAATATTGAAGTATATGCTGAACAATATTCTTCGCCAATACATAGATTTGCGTTATTCTTCTCTATTTTCTTAGTCGCTTATGCCTACGGTTTAGATGGTCAAGTTCGTTACACATACCAAAGTTATGCTACATCATCTTACGCTCAACattctttattatcaacTGTGAACTGTATTACTACTGTCATTGCTGCTGCTGGTCAAATTTGCTATGCTAGAGCTTCCGATATTTTTGGTAGAATGACTATTCTAGTTATTGGTGTCATTTTCTACTCCATGGGTACGATCATTGAATCTCAAGCTACCAATGTCTCTAGATTTGCTGCTGGTAGTTGTTTCTACCAATTAGGTTATACCGGAATCGTTTTAACTTTAGAAGTTATCGCTGctgatttttcaaacttAAATTGGAGATTGCTTGCTTCCTTTGTTCCTGCTTTACCATTTATCATCAACACATGGATTTCAGGTAATGTTACTTCTGCAGTCAATGGTAACTGGAAATGGGGTATTGGTATGTGGGCTTTCATTCTACCATTATCTGCTATCCCATTAGGGTGTTGTCTATTACACATGAGATATTTGGCTAAGAAGAATGCTGGTGACagattattaaaagaagcATCTTTGATTGGTACTCTAGGATGGAAAAAGTTTATCGTTGAGATCTTATTCTGGAGATTAGATTTCATAGGTCTATTGATGTTATGTGTCACATTTGGTTGTATCTTAATTCCATTCACGTTAGCAGGCGGTTTACAGTCAGAGTGGCAAACAGCACATATCATTGTCCCTGAAGTTATCGGCTGGTGTCTCGCATTACCATTGTTTTTACTATGggaaataaaattttctaGACATCCACTTACTCCATGGGCTCTAATCAAAGATAGAGGTATTATATTTGCCATTTTCATTGCTTTCCACATTAACTTCTGTTGGTATATGCAAGGTGATTACATGTACACTGTCTTAATTGTCAGTGTTCACGAATCTGTCAAATCAGCCACTAGAATCActtcattatattctttcGTCTCAGTTATCACTGGTACAATTCTAGGTATGTTTATCACTAAAATCAGAAGAACTAAACCTTTCATCGTTTTCGGCGTTGTTTGTTGGTTTATTGCTTTTGGTTTGTTAGTTCATTATCGTGGTGACAATAACTCACACAGTGGTATTATTGGTTCTTTATGTCTATTAGGTTTTGGTGCCGGTTTCTTCACATACACCACACAAGCTTCCATTCAAGCCTCTGCTAAGTCACATTCTAAGATGGCTGTTATTACCGCTTTATACTTAGCTACATACAATATTGGTTCTTCTGTCGGTGCCGCTGTTTCTGGTGCCATTTGGACTAATATTTTACCAAAAGAAATTTCTAAGAGATTAAACAACGAAACTCTAGCTGCTTTAGCTTACAGTTCTCCATACTCATTCATCATCGACTACACTTGGGGAACTCCAGAAAGAGATGCTGTTGTTTTAGCCTACCGTTACACTCAAAGAATCTTATGCATCGTTGGTTTATGTTTCTGTACTACTCTATTAATCTCTGCATTATTCTTAAGAAACCATAAATTAGTCAGTTCCGTCTCTATCGATAAGGAACAGACTAAAGTTGAAGAAGTTTCTGACATCACTTCAAAAGAGAAAGCTCCAAAGAAGTGGTATGAACGTCTGTTCGAATAA
- the DIP5 gene encoding dicarboxylic amino acid permease has translation MTVRDVASHSSSVSSLNSICYEIGGTAKTNGIDDSYFKKDNGTVAYDLEVNDQTRQNTLDDDASADSDGYNVMDGKDDGTRLKKDLKARHISMIAIGGSLGTGLLIGTGTALRTAGPASILIAYTFVGTLVFFTMAALGEMAAYIPLDGFTSYASRYCDPALGFAVGYSYLFKYFIITPNQLTAAALVIQYWVDRDTVNPGVWITIFLVVIIAINTIGVKYFGEFEFWLSSFKIMVMIGVMIFLFVIMLGGGPNHDRLGFRYWKTPGAFKPYSSSVVNIEGSTGKFVAFVNVFVYALFAYLGIELTGIVAAEAENPRRNIPRAIKLTVWRILFFYVATIFLLGMCVAYDDPLLLAAANAQTSAAASPFVVAIQNSGVDVLPHIFNVCVLMFVFSACNSDLYVGTRSLYSLAVDGKAPKIFAKTNRWGVPYNAMGGCVLFCLLAYMNVSSGSAEIFNYFVNVVSIFGVLSWSSILITFIYFDRAVRAQGIDRSTFAYVAPFQPYGSYFALFFCVLLALIKNFSVFLGNEFDYKTFITGYIGLPVYAFSFIGYKLYYKTKTVKPHEADLNSYKAAVDREEEEGKIKEAERKERLKHGKKDLEWFYEKYISSIF, from the coding sequence ATGACAGTTAGGGATGTCGCTTCGCATAGCAGTAGCGTCTCCTCTTTGAATAGCATCTGCTATGAAATCGGTGGAACCGCTAAAACAAACGGTATTGACGACTCGTACTTCAAGAAGGACAATGGGACGGTCGCCTACGACCTGGAAGTAAACGATCAGACGCGCCAGAACACTCTCGATGACGACGCTAGCGCTGATTCCGATGGCTACAATGTTATGGACGGGAAGGACGACGGCACACGTCTGAAAAAGGATTTGAAGGCCCGCCATATATCGATGATAGCAATTGGCGGTTCGTTGGGTACCGGTCTGTTGATTGGCACAGGTACCGCATTGAGAACAGCTGGTCCTGCTTCCATTTTGATTGCTTACACTTTTGTTGGCACGCTGGTCTTTTTCACAATGGCGGCGTTGGGTGAAATGGCGGCCTATATTCCATTAGACGGTTTCACAAGTTATGCAAGTAGATACTGCGATCCTGCGTTGGGTTTCGCAGTCGGCTACAGTTACttgttcaaatatttcatcatcaCACCAAATCAGTTGACGGCGGCTGCCCTGGTCATTCAGTACTGGGTGGACAGAGACACTGTCAACCCTGGTGTTTGGATCACTATTTTCTTGGTTGTCATTATTGCGATCAACACGATTGGTgtgaaatattttggtGAATTTGAGTTTTGGCTTTCgagtttcaaaattatgGTCATGATCGGAGTCATGatctttttatttgtcATCATGTTGGGAGGCGGTCCAAACCACGACAGATTGGGTTTCAGATACTGGAAAACCCCAGGCGCTTTCAAACCATATTCGTCCAGCGTCGTGAACATTGAAGGGTCCACTGGTAAATTTGTTGCCTTTGTTAACGTATTTGTATACGCCTTGTTTGCATATTTGGGCATTGAATTGACTGGTATTGTCGCGGCAGAAGCGGAAAATCCAAGAAGGAATATTCCAAGAGCTATCAAATTAACTGTGTGGCGTATATTGTTCTTCTATGTGGCAaccatatttttattaggAATGTGTGTCGCTTATGATGATCCGCTGTTACTGGCAGCGGCAAACGCACAGACATCGGCAGCTGCTTCACCTTTCGTTGTGGCTATTCAAAACTCCGGTGTCGATGTTCTTCCTCATATTTTCAATGTCTGTGTCTTGATGTTTGTCTTCAGTGCTTGTAACTCAGACTTATACGTCGGTACAAGAAGTTTGTACAGTTTAGCCGTTGACGGAAAGGCGCCAAAAATTTTCGCCAAGACCAATCGATGGGGTGTGCCATATAACGCTATGGGCGGTTGTGTTTTATTCTGTCTATTAGCTTACATGAATGTTTCATCTGGTTCTGCTGAAATCTTCAATTACTTTGTTAATGTTGTTTCTATTTTTGGTGTCCTAAGTTGGAGTTCAATTTTGATCACTTTTATCTATTTTGATAGAGCTGTCAGGGCTCAGGGAATTGATAGATCTACATTTGCCTACGTGGCACCGTTCCAACCTTATGGTTCTTATTTTGCCTTATTTTTCTGTGTCCTGTTAGCTTTGATTAAGAACTTTTCGGTCTTTTTAGGTAACGAATTTGACTATAAAACTTTCATTACAGGTTACATTGGCTTGCCTGTGTATGCATTCTCTTTCATTGGATacaaattatattataagaCGAAAACAGTCAAGCCCCACGAAGCTGATTTAAATAGCTACAAAGCTGCAGTTGATCgtgaagaagaagaaggcAAAATTAAGGAAGCTGAGAGGAAAGAAAGATTAAAGCATGGAAAGAAAGATCTCGAATGGTTTTATGAAAAATACATCTCTTCGATATTTTAA
- the TPHA0M00140 gene encoding uncharacterized protein: MKGTDKNVESVWETPEKFSSLKPCSASSEHHDHLRNGHFRVRAFTNWTSNTSPGISSREGTFARNVPGKSYSGIATSSERLPVCGRQISSSLRRGVDDSGDERRTRELRIERIRVCKANINGDVDIGTSTLRACMRAFQSQEKGIACNGGSSHRRCVSTYICTVTAHGGHHRPADSVTRKGTINPHHLAPATPGTHWGLAPGAPPASPVNLRSYQ; this comes from the coding sequence ATGAAAGGGACCGACAAGAACGTCGAGAGCGTGTGGGAAACACCTGAAAAGTTTTCAAGTTTGAAGCCCTGTTCTGCGAGTTCTGAGCATCACGACCACCTACGGAATGGACACTTTCGGGTTCGTGCTTTTACGAACTGGACATCGAACACCTCGCCTGGCATTTCCTCTCGAGAAGGGACTTTTGCGAGGAATGTTCCCGGGAAAAGCTATTCGGGCATCGCTACGTCGAGCGAGCGTCTGCCGGTATGCGGCAGACAGATCAGCTCATCACTGCGTCGTGGTGTCGATGATAGCGGAGACGAGCGCAGAACGAGGGAGCTGAGGATTGAACGCATCCGAGTGTGCAAAGCCAACATCAACGGAGACGTCGACATCGGGACAAGTACTTTGCGGGCCTGCATGCGAGCATTCCAAAGCCAAGAGAAGGGAATAGCTTGCAACGGAGGCTCTTCACATCGCAGATGCGTGTCCACATATATATGCACTGTCACAGCCCATGGTGGCCACCACCGTCCAGCAGACTCGGTTACCCGCAAAGGCACTATCAACCCCCACCACCTCGCACCTGCGACCCCCGGCACACACTGGGGCCTTGCGCCCGGCGCACCACCCGCTTCTCCGGTTAACTTGCGCTCTTATCAGTAA
- the TPHA0M00150 gene encoding Zn(II)2Cys6 transcription factor domain-containing protein yields MDTASPNGCTKIKKKNTPGYSRTGCLQCKKLHTKCDEKKPSCNRCLKRNSECTYRMNFISTAYSSSKGMISFSVGDAAPSRPVANGSPPRTPGGAAATKNCSNKHKFKIQMNTSQFNPEQNKPPYNNADDMGTDHVKIPNSKIEASVIDSMGPAVGDMPTPDSKEMSYTLNSATPDTGNIDPKVEHLDYILSNKGSKNNLDAIEDNAAFDSFGFESITASKPPFPLIEKPSKKENSDLDYFQKRQTDLEIEVMKNAVELHSDIFFPQTNIQIFNLLNFDSKNEPVSFFDYSAMDDNSILPRDKTFEQKFSLLSKLDPINRHYSLHLAQNSGNAAIDVSSIPIKDENFLLFIWTIYHKTYGLNEFALFPEERIDELIIILKSLDEDYPIIHTVIRYAVALFMKNLYHRKGLTDLSAMWDTYVVIPSMKPCIDLLNARMNKPINYAECSALAFGAAVLFSPNSTGANTTWKSHLTGVYILLKKAVSYFKPEILDTKKGKYAFALYGITNSLFCRTEVCAYIASESGGVLTNKDELNSFYNVDPFSTYHLLNRQFDLAVGCIHTIYPSCRKITSELIHWKQKNINLSGTHFIKFKFLNKDKAVREELKKFGTSVLNSITEIYKDLVENDSFKKSALKSIKDYKLIFSLENCNKLNMNSLKMYLMVFFLNEDEKSIDPIVEILEDSLKQWYGIPYKDSVGIKCNWAIYYCALIAIVLNLDNLSEHFLKIINDIANEGLEIAFRSCERLEHISRMIKLKQYDNLDDSKVSQFLAY; encoded by the coding sequence ATGGATACAGCTTCCCCCAATGGATGTACAAAgatcaagaagaaaaacaCGCCGGGCTACTCCAGGACAGGCTGCCTACAATGTAAGAAATTGCACACCAAATGCGACGAGAAGAAACCGTCTTGCAACAGATGTTTGAAACGGAACAGTGAATGTACTTACAGGATGAATTTCATCTCAACTGCATATTCCAGCAGCAAAGGCATGATCAGCTTCAGTGTTGGCGACGCTGCTCCAAGCAGACCTGTCGCCAACGGGAGTCCGCCAAGAACTCCAGGTGGTGCTGCTGCAACAAAAAATTGCAGCAATAAGCATAAGTTCAAGATACAGATGAACACTTCACAGTTCAATCCAGAGCAAAATAAACCGCCATACAATAACGCTGATGATATGGGTACGGATCACGTAAAGATACcgaattcaaaaattgagGCGAGCGTCATCGATAGTATGGGCCCAGCTGTCGGCGATATGCCAACACCAGATTCTAAAGAAATGTCGTACACTTTAAACAGCGCAACTCCAGATACTGGGAATATCGACCCAAAAGTCGAGCATTTGGATTACATTTTGTCAAACAAAGGAAGTAAAAACAATCTCGATGCCATAGAGGATAATGCTGCTTTTGATTCATTTGGATTCGAAAGCATCACCGCTTCTAAACCACCTTTCCCTTTGATCGAAAAACCCtccaaaaaagaaaatagcGATTTagattattttcaaaaacgTCAAACTGATCTTGAGATAGAAGTTATGAAAAATGCTGTTGAATTGCACagtgatatatttttccCACAAACTAATAtccaaatttttaatttattaaattttgattcgAAAAACGAGCCGGTCTCATTCTTTGATTACTCTGCAATGGATGATAATAGCATATTACCCAGAGATAAAACATTTGAGCAAAAGTTTTCTCTTCTGTCTAAACTTGATCCGATAAATCGACATTACTCTCTGCATTTAGCGCAGAATTCTGGAAATGCTGCAATAGATGTGTCTTCCATACCaattaaagatgaaaattttctattattcATATGGACCATTTATCACAAGACTTATGgtttaaatgaatttgcACTTTTCCCGGAGGAGAGAATTGATGAACTAatcattatattgaaatctCTTGATGAGGATTATCCAATTATCCACACAGTCATAAGATATGCGGTAGCTTTGTTCATGAAAAATTTGTATCATAGAAAAGGTTTAACGGATCTTTCGGCCATGTGGGATACCTATGTTGTTATACCAAGCATGAAGCCGTGCATTGATTTGTTGAATGCTAGAATGAATAAACCTATCAACTATGCAGAATGTTCTGCTTTGGCATTTGGTGCAGCCGTGTTATTTTCACCCAATTCTACCGGTGCTAATACTACTTGGAAGTCACATCTAACTGGTGTTTacattttattaaagaaagcTGTTAGTTACTTCAAACCTGAGATTTTGGATACAAAGAAAGGGAAATATGCATTTGCACTATATGGTATaacaaattcattattttgtaGAACGGAGGTGTGTGCATACATAGCATCTGAAAGCGGTGGAGTTTTAACAAATAaagatgaattgaataGTTTTTATAATGTAGATCCATTTTCTACGTATCATTTACTTAATCGTCAATTCGATCTTGCAGTTGGATGTATCCATACAATTTATCCATCCTGTAGAAAAATCACCTCTGAATTAATACATTGgaagcaaaaaaatattaacttATCCGGTACtcattttattaaatttaagtTTTTGAATAAGGATAAAGCAGTACGTGAAGAACTCAAGAAGTTTGGTACTTCTGTATTGAACTCGATAACAGAAATTTATAAAGACTTAGTTGAGAATGATTCCTTCAAAAAAAGTGCATTGAAGTCGATAAaagattataaattaatattctCCTTAgaaaattgtaataaattaaatatgaataGTTTGAAAATGTATTTGATGgttttcttcttgaatgaagatgaaaaaagTATCGATCCAATAGTCGAAATACTAGAAGATTCATTGAAACAATGGTACGGTATTCCTTACAAAGACTCAGTCGGAATTAAATGTAACTGGGctatatattattgtgCCTTAATTGCGATTGTTTTAAACttagataatttatcaGAACATTTCCTGAAAAtcattaatgatattgCAAATGAAGGGTTAGAAATTGCATTTAGGTCATGTGAAAGATTAGAACATATATCTCGGATGATCAAATTAAAGCAATATGATAACCTTGATGACAGTAAAGTTTCACAATTTTTAGCATATTAA
- the ACM1 gene encoding Acm1p (similar to Saccharomyces cerevisiae ACM1 (YPL267W); ancestral locus Anc_6.2), which yields MSHTTRSRTPLSSRSINHRINNVNKITISKNSIEKVSPLKRSDIDISIALKKSPIRRSNDSALLRSRSNSRSPIKNKNSTPEPFTLFEETQDQRATVLMNHMSLTRNLRTYRDENDWEFIKENMSPNKLKNRETAQELLNKTRQNSHRQILKDLSISEHKGYIEDPRTRESSELNIHIKNGISIPSFVTPPRDKNIKDYFKVAGTFDKTVIQNTTSRSTDDIPKDKVIRKLNFNICSY from the coding sequence ATGAGCCATACTACGAGGTCTAGAACTCCACTCTCTAGCAGGAGTATTAATCACAGAATAAATAATGTCAATAAAATTACGATATCTAAGAACAGCATTGAAAAAGTGTCTCCTTTGAAACGTAgtgatattgatatttcaattgCATTAAAAAAAAGTCCTATCCGTAGGTCAAACGACAGTGCTCTTTTGAGAAGTAGGTCGAACTCAAGATCaccaataaaaaataagaattCGACACCAGAACCATTTACATTATTTGAGGAAACGCAAGATCAAAGAGCTACTGTATTGATGAACCATATGTCTCTAACCAGAAATCTCAGAACATACCgtgatgaaaatgattgGGAATTTATAAAAGAGAACATGTCaccaaataaattaaaaaatagaGAGACTGCAcaagaattattgaataaaacaAGGCAAAATAGTCACCGtcaaattttaaaggaTCTAAGCATTTCAGAGCATAAAGGTTATATAGAAGATCCAAGAACTAGAGAATCCTCCGAGTTAAATATCcatattaaaaatggaatAAGTATCCCTTCATTTGTTACTCCGCCAAGGGATAAGAATATTAAAGACTATTTTAAAGTTGCGGGAACTTTCGATAAAACTGTTATACAGAACACTACATCGCGTAGCACTGATGATATTCCTAAGGATAAAGTTATAAGAAAGctaaatttcaatatttgcAGTTACTAA